One stretch of Ornithinimicrobium ciconiae DNA includes these proteins:
- a CDS encoding S9 family peptidase: MTETPTPPVAARIEHVREHHGDNVSDPYEWLREKSNAEVIAHLEAENTYTEAMTSHLGDLTEAVFTEIKTRTQETDLSVPVRHGDWWYYSRTVEGQQYAIHSRIAVADSPDRPEVAADGVPAQEQILLDGNQEAQGESFLSYGGFEVSHDAMQLAYSVDTSGDERFDVRIKDLSTGQVTEPGITGVGYGLAWSADGRYLFYTRVDDAWRPYQVWRHEIGSQDPATADVLVFQEDDERFWMGLDTSRDETHLLIGLGTKNTTEYHLLPTSDPLGDFQVVAPREEGVEYAVEVASDTLWIVHNRNHRDSELARAPLSGRSAQDWSTVIPGRDGQRIAAVEAFATHLAVSLRTDGLSQVLVLPLDATSDTGVGAGYQVPVEEVVYSIDTGSNPAYDTGTLQVVIESLVTPRSVFDLDLGSGELTLLKRQPVLGDFDPDDYVQHRLWATAADGTQVPISLVAHKDVVADGTAAGVLYGYGSYEISIDPYFSVSRLSYLDRGIVYAIAHIRGGGEMGRGWYEAGRMENKKNTFTDFIACADELVSSGWVAPDRLGAAGGSAGGLLMGAVLNLAPEKFRAVHAAVPFVDALTTILDPSLPLTVGEWEEWGNPLEHADVYEYMRSYTPYENIRAVDYPAILATTGLNDTRVFYVEPAKWVARLRETVTSDPAHRPILLKTEMVAGHGGKTGRYDAWRETAFEIAFLIDQLGAA, encoded by the coding sequence GTGACTGAAACCCCGACCCCTCCCGTCGCAGCCAGGATCGAGCATGTGCGGGAGCACCATGGTGACAACGTCAGCGACCCCTATGAGTGGCTGCGTGAGAAGTCCAACGCCGAGGTGATCGCACACCTCGAGGCTGAGAACACCTATACCGAGGCGATGACCAGTCATCTGGGTGACCTCACGGAGGCAGTCTTCACCGAGATCAAGACCCGCACCCAGGAGACCGACCTGTCAGTGCCGGTGCGGCACGGCGACTGGTGGTACTACTCGCGCACCGTCGAGGGACAGCAGTACGCCATCCACTCCCGGATCGCCGTGGCCGACAGTCCCGACCGGCCCGAGGTCGCCGCTGACGGGGTCCCCGCGCAGGAGCAGATCCTGCTGGACGGCAACCAGGAGGCACAGGGCGAGTCCTTCCTGTCCTATGGCGGCTTCGAGGTCAGCCACGACGCGATGCAGCTGGCCTACTCCGTGGACACCAGCGGCGACGAGCGTTTTGACGTGCGGATCAAGGACCTGAGCACCGGCCAGGTCACCGAGCCCGGCATCACCGGGGTGGGCTACGGCCTGGCCTGGTCGGCCGACGGGCGCTACCTGTTCTACACCCGGGTCGACGACGCCTGGCGTCCCTACCAGGTGTGGCGCCACGAGATCGGCTCGCAGGACCCGGCGACCGCCGATGTGCTGGTCTTCCAGGAGGACGACGAGCGCTTCTGGATGGGCCTGGACACCTCCCGTGACGAGACGCACCTGCTCATCGGTCTGGGCACCAAGAACACCACCGAGTACCACCTGCTGCCGACCAGCGACCCGCTGGGTGACTTCCAGGTGGTCGCCCCCCGCGAGGAGGGCGTGGAGTATGCCGTGGAGGTCGCCAGCGACACCCTGTGGATCGTGCACAACCGCAACCACCGCGACTCCGAGCTGGCCCGGGCACCGCTGTCGGGGAGGTCGGCCCAGGACTGGAGCACCGTCATACCGGGCAGGGACGGGCAGCGGATCGCGGCAGTCGAGGCCTTCGCCACCCACCTGGCCGTCTCGCTGCGCACCGACGGACTGTCCCAGGTGCTGGTCCTGCCGCTGGACGCGACCAGTGACACCGGTGTGGGTGCGGGCTACCAGGTGCCGGTCGAGGAGGTTGTCTACAGCATCGACACCGGCAGCAATCCGGCCTACGACACCGGGACGCTGCAGGTGGTCATCGAGTCTTTGGTGACGCCTCGCTCGGTCTTCGACCTCGACCTGGGCTCGGGTGAGCTGACGCTGCTCAAGAGGCAGCCTGTCCTCGGTGATTTCGACCCGGACGACTATGTGCAGCACCGCCTCTGGGCGACCGCCGCCGACGGCACTCAGGTGCCGATCTCGCTGGTGGCGCACAAGGACGTGGTCGCGGACGGGACCGCGGCCGGCGTGCTCTACGGCTACGGCTCCTACGAGATCTCCATCGACCCCTACTTCTCGGTGTCGCGGCTGTCCTATCTCGACCGCGGCATCGTCTACGCCATCGCCCACATCCGCGGCGGTGGGGAGATGGGTCGGGGCTGGTACGAAGCCGGTCGCATGGAGAACAAGAAGAACACCTTCACCGACTTCATCGCCTGCGCCGACGAGCTGGTCTCCTCGGGGTGGGTCGCCCCGGACCGGCTCGGTGCCGCCGGTGGCTCGGCAGGTGGCCTGCTGATGGGTGCCGTGCTCAACCTGGCGCCGGAGAAGTTCCGCGCGGTGCACGCTGCGGTGCCCTTCGTCGACGCACTGACCACGATCCTGGACCCCTCACTGCCGCTGACGGTGGGGGAGTGGGAGGAGTGGGGCAACCCCCTGGAGCATGCCGATGTCTACGAGTACATGCGCTCCTACACCCCCTACGAGAACATCAGGGCGGTGGACTATCCGGCGATCCTGGCGACCACCGGTCTCAACGACACCCGGGTCTTCTATGTCGAACCGGCCAAGTGGGTGGCGCGACTGCGTGAGACGGTCACCTCCGACCCGGCGCACCGACCGATCCTGCTCAAGACGGAGATGGTCGCCGGCCACGGTGGCAAGACGGGCCGGTATGACGCGTGGCGGGAGACCGCTTTTGAGATCGCCTTCTTGATCGACCAGCTGGGCGCCGCCTGA
- a CDS encoding serine/threonine-protein kinase — translation MSEQSIVALMSSGVPLRSQATVAVGRAVAHQLVAAHDQGIAHGDVGPHTVFVTVSEHNEVGAVTLAGPHPQERPSNWPAAPEHGVRAPQPPEDVYSLGQLMRALDGYTGRNTTSGPSSALPLIVTSMIADDASRRPTLQHVLEALGEAPPSDPGPLTMPLPVAASMAPASVPPAAASAHDTAPVAPAAAMTASSSQPPHSGARRAPVVLGLVGALVVAAAAGGTYWWLNQPEDTPTTFHSAGGREDLLGSEDGAVADEAALTDEEPAPVEPAVQPTPTNDSEPLAEAPLADSPDTGSGASGSSSGHQASDGTGAGSSDTGSSDSGGSGSGSSGTTPGTTPAPPGGSSTNPAPGTDAAAFDSAYCRDRGSFVALADTDSFRAIICDSYGSLTYHGLNRGDGLTITTPAVATSYGWSGVVDGGGSYDVSSGEVRVMQGSTVLASEPVHTFVDSSDFGSFRPGDLDVSQQISYPDCDGAGVVVIDSFVGSDVADQVQASLDAHPGSAYLRTDLSCDNFNRPSASTGAANIYATYHWVGYDTDSVCEVAESVGGYGYWLRDGVESGNTIDCS, via the coding sequence ATGAGTGAACAGTCCATCGTGGCGTTGATGAGTTCCGGTGTGCCTCTGCGGTCACAGGCGACGGTGGCGGTCGGTCGGGCCGTCGCCCATCAGCTGGTCGCGGCGCACGACCAGGGCATTGCGCACGGTGACGTGGGGCCGCACACCGTCTTCGTCACGGTGTCCGAGCACAACGAGGTCGGCGCCGTCACCCTCGCAGGCCCCCATCCCCAAGAACGACCGTCGAACTGGCCAGCAGCACCGGAGCATGGAGTCAGGGCGCCCCAGCCGCCCGAGGACGTCTACAGTCTGGGCCAGCTGATGCGAGCACTGGATGGCTACACGGGCCGGAACACCACCTCTGGACCATCGTCAGCCCTGCCCTTGATCGTGACCTCGATGATCGCCGACGACGCGTCCCGTCGCCCCACCCTGCAGCACGTGCTGGAGGCGCTGGGGGAAGCCCCACCCAGCGACCCCGGGCCACTCACCATGCCGCTGCCCGTTGCCGCCTCGATGGCGCCAGCGTCCGTCCCGCCTGCGGCCGCCAGTGCACACGACACGGCCCCGGTGGCACCTGCCGCAGCGATGACAGCATCGTCCTCGCAGCCACCGCACAGCGGCGCTCGCCGTGCTCCGGTCGTCCTGGGACTCGTCGGTGCCCTGGTGGTCGCCGCCGCTGCCGGCGGCACCTATTGGTGGCTCAACCAGCCAGAGGACACCCCCACGACCTTCCACAGCGCGGGTGGACGCGAGGACCTGCTCGGCTCCGAGGATGGTGCCGTTGCCGACGAGGCTGCCCTGACCGACGAGGAGCCCGCACCCGTCGAGCCAGCCGTGCAGCCGACTCCGACCAACGACAGCGAGCCCCTCGCGGAGGCACCGCTGGCTGACAGCCCCGACACCGGGTCGGGCGCCTCAGGATCCAGCTCAGGCCATCAGGCTTCGGACGGCACCGGCGCCGGCAGCTCAGACACCGGCAGCTCAGACTCTGGCGGTTCGGGCTCCGGCTCCTCAGGCACCACGCCTGGCACCACGCCCGCCCCACCGGGCGGCTCGTCGACCAACCCGGCCCCTGGCACGGACGCGGCCGCTTTTGACTCGGCATACTGTCGCGACCGGGGCTCCTTCGTGGCCCTGGCCGACACCGACTCCTTCCGCGCGATCATCTGCGACAGCTATGGCTCGCTGACCTATCACGGACTCAATCGCGGGGACGGACTGACCATCACCACCCCCGCGGTCGCGACGTCCTACGGCTGGTCGGGCGTGGTCGACGGGGGTGGCTCCTATGACGTCTCCTCCGGGGAGGTGCGGGTCATGCAGGGCAGCACCGTGCTGGCCAGTGAACCCGTCCACACGTTCGTCGACAGCTCAGACTTCGGCAGCTTCCGGCCCGGTGATCTCGACGTGAGCCAGCAGATCTCCTATCCCGACTGTGACGGCGCTGGTGTGGTGGTTATCGACAGCTTTGTGGGTTCTGATGTCGCCGACCAGGTGCAGGCATCCTTGGACGCGCACCCTGGGTCTGCCTACCTGCGCACGGACCTGTCGTGCGACAACTTCAACCGTCCGTCGGCCTCCACGGGCGCAGCCAACATCTACGCGACCTACCACTGGGTCGGCTATGACACGGACTCAGTCTGCGAGGTCGCCGAGTCCGTCGGCGGCTACGGCTACTGGCTCCGGGACGGTGTGGAGTCTGGCAACACCATCGACTGCAGCTGA
- a CDS encoding DUF7937 domain-containing protein, with protein MPIEGSQPTMNFCTSCGSPAGDGRFCGNCGSPLTAATDQQPTDQQPTDQQPTDQQPTDQQPSGQQPGGQAPGGAHHDSVQPQNPQPWDPGAAVSQQLAPDSPSGVSAPAVAGNESHEHWVSLTTPASSAETGQLATPSTSLATPRTSLAGSGDLGDVIRSNPGPALRAGAVLVLVIIALIKPWELTALGLWGATESNAAAGNGWALLALLLVAVAAAIGFFADNVRTLELPIEPRVLQAVLVAPLAVLAVIAMIRMLAEESVMGPSVAIGLVAAILAVQIGAPLPEASTARQTAMVLLVFGAVLTLWQLRGIVELGRVDGMLAVILFITVGWIPLLAAWFVMGLREHKPAEWAALIVFGAALLAAMLLVSGGADVGLTLLLAGATVATAPGLASLMQMSPDPADRWLQWAAGVMVLWMVGGAVMCVIGLFGAIQLSGSGIGVGALVWIGLWGAATAIVAGVARNKLVEDPAVGRMIAVIFAAVSVLIYVVSLAAIDADLTEPATLLVGLTVPVVIVLMLAVPGSVNRRYGNLLPTSTSGRVVD; from the coding sequence GTGCCTATCGAGGGGAGCCAGCCCACCATGAACTTCTGCACCTCCTGCGGATCGCCGGCCGGTGATGGCCGGTTCTGTGGCAACTGCGGCTCGCCGCTGACGGCCGCGACCGACCAGCAGCCGACCGACCAGCAGCCGACCGACCAGCAGCCGACCGACCAGCAGCCGACCGACCAGCAGCCGAGTGGACAGCAGCCGGGTGGACAGGCACCAGGCGGGGCGCACCACGACTCGGTGCAGCCGCAGAACCCCCAGCCCTGGGACCCGGGGGCTGCGGTTTCCCAGCAGCTTGCACCGGACAGTCCATCTGGGGTGAGCGCCCCGGCAGTGGCGGGGAACGAGTCGCACGAGCACTGGGTCTCGCTCACGACACCGGCTTCCTCCGCAGAGACGGGCCAGCTGGCCACGCCGAGCACCTCCCTGGCCACGCCGAGGACCTCCCTGGCCGGGTCCGGAGACCTCGGGGACGTGATCCGGTCCAACCCCGGACCGGCGTTGCGGGCCGGTGCTGTCCTGGTGCTGGTGATCATCGCGCTGATCAAACCGTGGGAGCTCACCGCCCTCGGACTGTGGGGGGCCACCGAGAGCAACGCCGCGGCTGGCAACGGCTGGGCGCTGCTGGCGCTGCTGCTCGTGGCCGTGGCCGCCGCGATCGGTTTCTTCGCCGACAACGTCAGGACGCTGGAGCTGCCGATCGAGCCCCGCGTGCTGCAGGCGGTGCTCGTCGCACCCTTGGCAGTCCTGGCTGTGATCGCCATGATCCGCATGCTCGCCGAGGAGTCGGTGATGGGGCCATCAGTGGCGATCGGGCTGGTGGCGGCCATCCTCGCGGTCCAGATCGGTGCGCCGCTCCCGGAGGCGAGCACCGCCCGTCAGACCGCGATGGTGCTGCTCGTCTTCGGTGCCGTGCTGACCCTGTGGCAGCTGCGCGGGATCGTGGAGCTCGGACGGGTGGACGGGATGCTGGCAGTCATCCTGTTCATCACCGTCGGGTGGATCCCGCTGCTGGCAGCCTGGTTCGTCATGGGCCTGCGCGAGCACAAGCCGGCGGAGTGGGCGGCGCTGATCGTCTTTGGGGCGGCCCTGCTGGCGGCGATGCTCCTGGTGTCCGGGGGTGCCGACGTCGGGCTCACCCTGCTGCTGGCAGGCGCCACCGTCGCGACCGCTCCCGGGCTGGCGAGCCTGATGCAGATGTCCCCGGACCCTGCGGACCGCTGGTTGCAGTGGGCCGCCGGTGTCATGGTCCTGTGGATGGTCGGCGGTGCGGTCATGTGTGTGATCGGGCTGTTCGGGGCGATCCAACTCAGCGGCTCCGGCATCGGCGTCGGTGCTCTGGTCTGGATCGGGCTGTGGGGCGCGGCGACAGCCATCGTGGCCGGTGTCGCCCGCAACAAGCTCGTGGAGGATCCCGCGGTGGGCCGCATGATCGCCGTGATCTTCGCGGCCGTCTCGGTGCTGATCTATGTCGTCTCGTTGGCGGCGATCGACGCTGACCTCACCGAACCGGCCACCCTCCTGGTGGGACTCACGGTGCCGGTCGTCATCGTCCTGATGCTGGCGGTCCCTGGCTCGGTGAACCGGCGCTATGGCAACCTGCTGCCGACGAGCACCTCTGGTCGCGTCGTCGACTAA
- a CDS encoding cupin domain-containing protein has product MESTSVVKLIDEQLAKAHAASSGRAAVTLHGGHDHDLRQTLIVLVEGRSLNEHETPGEATLQVLRGQVRLGAGDDVWEGSAGDFLVIPAARHDLAALSDAAVLLTVATRA; this is encoded by the coding sequence ATGGAGTCCACCTCTGTGGTCAAGCTCATCGACGAGCAGCTCGCGAAAGCACACGCGGCCAGTAGTGGGCGGGCGGCGGTGACACTTCATGGCGGACACGACCACGACCTGCGACAGACGCTGATCGTGCTGGTCGAGGGCAGATCGCTCAATGAGCACGAGACACCAGGCGAGGCGACGTTGCAGGTCCTGCGCGGTCAGGTCCGCCTCGGCGCTGGTGATGACGTCTGGGAGGGCAGCGCCGGCGACTTTCTGGTGATCCCGGCGGCCCGACACGATCTGGCCGCTCTCTCCGACGCAGCGGTCCTGCTCACCGTCGCGACCCGCGCCTGA
- a CDS encoding HIT family protein has protein sequence MPERACQFCAIIRGQEPAEIVLDTPEVLAFLDRRPVFKGHLLVVPRDHVETLTDLPDPLLEPVFSAARLMAATVKTALGCTGSFVALNNTVSQSVPHLHVHVVPRTKGDGLRGFFWPRTTYEDGEMTEYADRLRAALTDQTGADGIREGDQRE, from the coding sequence GTGCCGGAACGTGCCTGCCAGTTCTGCGCGATCATCCGCGGTCAGGAGCCTGCGGAGATCGTGCTGGACACCCCTGAGGTGCTGGCCTTCCTGGACCGGCGTCCCGTCTTCAAGGGCCATCTCCTGGTGGTGCCGCGGGACCACGTCGAGACGTTGACCGACCTGCCCGACCCATTGCTCGAGCCGGTCTTCTCCGCAGCCCGTCTGATGGCCGCGACTGTCAAGACAGCGCTGGGCTGCACGGGTTCCTTTGTGGCGCTGAACAACACGGTCAGCCAGTCCGTCCCGCACCTGCACGTGCACGTGGTGCCCCGCACCAAGGGCGACGGGTTGCGTGGATTCTTCTGGCCGCGGACGACCTATGAGGACGGTGAGATGACCGAGTATGCCGACCGGCTGCGGGCCGCCCTCACCGACCAGACCGGGGCGGACGGCATACGAGAAGGAGATCAGCGTGAGTGA
- a CDS encoding endonuclease/exonuclease/phosphatase family protein, which translates to MSDVRPPDPVPDGVAADLAGLRSALEAQLVPRTPDNLLIGTWNIRHLGGYTDKWTATDGDSPKRDWHSMAALAEVIRRFDVTAIQETRRDTSALFAILSLLGDDFRVIASDVTEGDKGNDERLAYIYDATRVQPSGLVGEIVLPADAEGEVKQFARTPYAAGFVRNGVEFILTTVHVLWGKRPDDRLPELTAFAEWMRSWADRPKDWNRNLMVLGDFNIDRYEDPLWQAFFATGLSPPAVLHDVHRTIFDNDFDRHFYDQISWFTPTLADGTTVSRLEGLEFDQVGGNVDFLPHVLTGSGLDKQQMSWRISDHYPLWLEFLVSE; encoded by the coding sequence GTGAGTGACGTGCGCCCGCCGGACCCGGTCCCTGACGGCGTCGCCGCGGACCTGGCCGGGCTGCGGAGCGCGCTCGAGGCGCAACTGGTGCCCCGCACCCCCGACAACCTGTTGATCGGCACCTGGAACATCCGCCACCTGGGTGGTTACACCGACAAGTGGACCGCGACGGACGGCGACTCACCGAAGCGGGACTGGCACTCCATGGCGGCCCTGGCGGAGGTGATCCGGCGTTTCGACGTGACCGCGATCCAGGAGACCCGGCGGGACACCTCCGCGCTGTTTGCGATCCTGTCCCTGCTGGGGGACGACTTCCGGGTGATCGCCTCGGACGTGACCGAGGGCGACAAGGGCAATGACGAGCGGTTGGCCTACATCTATGACGCGACCCGGGTGCAACCCTCCGGTCTGGTCGGGGAGATCGTGCTGCCCGCGGACGCTGAGGGCGAGGTGAAGCAGTTTGCCCGCACCCCCTATGCCGCGGGGTTCGTGCGCAATGGGGTGGAGTTCATCCTCACGACCGTGCATGTGCTGTGGGGCAAGCGACCTGACGACCGGCTGCCGGAGCTCACTGCGTTCGCGGAGTGGATGCGCAGCTGGGCCGACCGCCCCAAGGACTGGAACCGCAACCTGATGGTGCTCGGAGACTTCAACATCGACCGCTACGAGGACCCGTTGTGGCAGGCGTTCTTCGCCACCGGGCTGTCCCCGCCGGCGGTGCTGCACGACGTGCACCGGACGATCTTCGACAACGACTTCGATCGGCACTTCTATGACCAGATCTCGTGGTTCACGCCGACGCTGGCGGACGGCACGACGGTCTCGCGGCTCGAGGGGCTGGAGTTCGACCAGGTCGGTGGCAATGTCGACTTTCTGCCCCATGTCCTCACCGGGTCTGGGTTGGACAAGCAGCAGATGTCCTGGCGGATCAGTGACCACTACCCGCTGTGGCTGGAGTTCCTCGTCAGCGAGTGA
- a CDS encoding GNAT family N-acetyltransferase: MKGSTQQTIRRAWAQLLGVAELGTGPAEAAESGADSAVPTSGTFPRLVREVAEAETVSFVRVFGQGILSGPRWALDRASTVPDDQLALLPVLMSLAADHGARPLGSAELSYTDDRVEHADLPISQDGAAVAALEAACSDEDVEEVGLSSMPHRWILLDAPDGEPLAGSGYLVWADALAHMGVLTSSKARGRGYGVLAAAAGTNAALDAGLVPQWRARWDNEASKRLAQVLGYEFVGTQTTVFIA, translated from the coding sequence CACACAACAGACCATCCGGCGTGCCTGGGCCCAGTTGCTCGGCGTCGCTGAACTGGGCACCGGGCCGGCAGAAGCCGCAGAGTCGGGCGCGGACTCCGCTGTCCCGACGTCCGGCACGTTCCCACGGCTGGTGCGTGAGGTGGCGGAGGCGGAGACCGTCTCCTTCGTGCGAGTCTTCGGTCAGGGCATCCTGAGCGGACCGCGGTGGGCACTTGACCGGGCGAGCACCGTGCCCGACGACCAGCTCGCGCTGCTCCCGGTCCTGATGAGCCTCGCCGCCGACCACGGCGCCCGACCGTTGGGGTCCGCCGAGCTGTCCTACACCGACGACCGGGTCGAGCACGCGGACCTGCCGATCAGCCAGGACGGGGCCGCCGTCGCCGCCCTGGAGGCGGCGTGCTCTGACGAGGACGTCGAGGAGGTCGGGCTGAGCAGCATGCCGCACCGCTGGATCCTGCTGGACGCTCCCGACGGCGAGCCGCTGGCCGGGTCCGGCTATCTGGTGTGGGCCGATGCCCTGGCCCACATGGGCGTGCTGACCAGCTCGAAGGCGCGCGGCCGGGGCTATGGGGTGCTGGCCGCGGCGGCCGGCACCAACGCCGCGCTCGACGCCGGACTGGTCCCGCAGTGGCGGGCCCGGTGGGACAACGAGGCGTCCAAGCGCCTCGCGCAGGTGCTGGGCTATGAGTTCGTCGGGACGCAGACCACGGTCTTCATCGCCTGA